In Carassius carassius chromosome 7, fCarCar2.1, whole genome shotgun sequence, one genomic interval encodes:
- the LOC132143285 gene encoding uncharacterized protein LOC132143285, whose amino-acid sequence MVIANNVIRLREIQRRLIKDNNHFPGINAISLSTIDRILRKHQFRMKQVYRVPFERNSDRVKDQRVEYVQRIFEIEGWPVPHEIIFVDEAGFNLTKRRRRGRNIIGHRAIVNVPGQRGGNVTMCAAISQRGVLHRHAILGPYNTMLPFAFLDGLREHMFQLDHREPAQPEHPHYVVVWDNVSFHRAALVRDWFTNNPRFSNIFLPAYSPFLNPIEEFFSAWRWKVYDREHYMRVHLVLAMEEACQDVSVDACQRWIRHARGFYPRCLARANIACDVDEILWPDPDQRREAEAE is encoded by the exons ATGGTCATTGCCAATAATGTAATCCGCCTGCGAGAGATTCAAAGGAGACTGATTAAGGATAATAATCATTTTCCAGGAATAAATGCCATCAGCCTCTCCACAATTGACCGCATCCTCCGAAAGCACCAGTTCCGGATGAAACAGGTATACCGCGTCCCTTTTGAACgaaactctgacagagtgaaagaCCAACGAGTGGAATATGTTCAG AGAATCTTTGAGATTGAAGGCTGGCCTGTTCCCCATGAAATTATCTTTGTAGATGAGGCTGGTTTCAACCTGACCAAAAGAAGGAGAAGGGGGAGGAACATAATTGGCCATCGGGCTATTGTAAATGTCCCTGGTCAGCGCGGAGGGAATGTCACTATGTGCGCAGCCATCAGCCAACGAGGGGTACTCCACCGCCATGCCATTTTAGGACCCTATAACACTATGCTCCCCTTTGCTTTCCTTGACGGTCTAAGAGAGCATATGTTCCAGTTGGACCACAGGGAACCAGCACAACCAGAGCACCCTCACTACGTTGTTGTTTGGGATAACGTCAGCTTCCATCGCGCTGCTCTGGTTCGAGACTGGTTTACCAATAACCCGAGATTTTCAAACATCTTTCTGCCTGCATACTCTCCCTTTCTAAACCCAATAGAGGAGTTTTTTTCAGCATGGCGGTGGAAAGTGTATGATCGAGAACATTACATGCGTGTTCACCTCGTCTTGGCCATGGAAGAAGCCTGCCAAGATGTGTCAGTAGATGCGTGCCAGAGGTGGATCAGGCATGCAAGAGGATTTTACCCCCGCTGCCTGGCAAGGGCTAATatagcctgtgatgtggatgagattCTCTGGCCTGACCCAGACCAAAGACGGGAGGCTGAGGcggaataa